The Agrococcus carbonis genome has a window encoding:
- the ruvX gene encoding Holliday junction resolvase RuvX, producing the protein MAGMRRGVRIGVDVGRARVGVARCDPDGLLATPVETIQRATVDPVARLRELAAELDAIEAVVGLPISLSGGDTPSTQDARDMAAQLAATMPVRLVDERLSTVTASAGMRASGRSAKQQRQTIDQAAAVVILQHALDSERAAGRAPGELVHDGGEAALRERD; encoded by the coding sequence ATGGCCGGCATGCGACGGGGCGTGCGGATCGGGGTCGACGTGGGCAGGGCCCGCGTCGGCGTCGCCCGGTGCGACCCCGACGGCCTGCTTGCGACGCCCGTGGAGACGATCCAGCGCGCGACCGTCGACCCGGTCGCGCGGCTGCGCGAGCTCGCGGCAGAGCTCGACGCCATCGAGGCGGTCGTGGGGCTGCCGATCTCGCTCTCCGGCGGCGACACCCCGAGCACGCAGGACGCCCGCGACATGGCGGCGCAGCTCGCCGCGACCATGCCCGTGCGGCTCGTCGACGAGCGGCTCTCCACCGTGACCGCCTCGGCGGGCATGCGCGCATCCGGCCGCTCTGCGAAGCAGCAGCGCCAGACGATCGACCAGGCGGCCGCGGTCGTCATCCTGCAGCACGCGCTCGACTCCGAGCGCGCCGCCGGGCGCGCGCCCGGCGAGCTGGTGCACGACGGCGGCGAGGCCGCACTCCGAGAGAGGGACTGA
- a CDS encoding VOC family protein: MAHGDITHIEIPVTDFAKATSFYSGLFGWQIAEMEGFEGYPMFQAPNGVSGGALTERAEGFTQPRSMVEVDSIDAALEQATANGGAVVVPKSEITPTSWWAVLADPDGNHIGLFEGEM, translated from the coding sequence ATGGCACACGGCGACATCACGCACATCGAGATCCCGGTCACCGACTTCGCGAAGGCGACCTCCTTCTACTCCGGCCTCTTCGGCTGGCAGATCGCCGAGATGGAGGGCTTCGAGGGCTACCCCATGTTCCAGGCGCCCAACGGCGTCTCGGGCGGGGCGCTCACCGAGCGCGCCGAGGGCTTCACGCAGCCGCGCAGCATGGTCGAGGTCGACTCGATCGACGCCGCCCTCGAGCAGGCGACCGCGAACGGCGGCGCCGTGGTGGTGCCCAAGTCGGAGATCACGCCCACGAGCTGGTGGGCGGTGCTCGCCGACCCCGACGGCAACCACATCGGCCTCTTCGAGGGCGAGATGTAG
- the mltG gene encoding endolytic transglycosylase MltG: protein MAGRRERARLERKARARRRIIGWSIALVVVIGLSVAAVWGVQRLAERFSGPEDYPGPGTGEVVVQVQSGQNGYDVAATLVEEDVIASAEAFTDILVADPSIQLHPGAFRLQQQMPAQAALDALLDPANKVELRVTVPEGYTLPQVFERLERDLGIPKQEFVQLASDVSNFDVPADALNIEGWLFPATYTFDDGVTAQGVLDTMIARQHQALEQHGVSADDAQRVITFASLVQREARYADDFGKVARVFQNRLDINMPLQSDATVAYGTGNLHVVTTTREERADASNAYNTYAHPGLPVGPIGAPGDVAIQAVLEPTEGPWLYFVTVNPETGETVFSETYEQHQVAVQQFQQFLRDNPGWGG from the coding sequence ATGGCCGGACGACGCGAGCGCGCTCGACTCGAGCGCAAGGCGCGCGCCCGCAGGCGCATCATCGGCTGGAGCATCGCGCTCGTCGTGGTGATCGGCCTCTCCGTCGCGGCCGTGTGGGGCGTGCAGCGCCTCGCGGAGCGGTTCAGCGGACCCGAGGACTACCCCGGCCCCGGTACCGGCGAGGTCGTCGTGCAGGTGCAGTCGGGCCAGAACGGCTACGACGTCGCGGCGACGCTCGTCGAGGAGGACGTCATCGCGAGCGCCGAGGCGTTCACCGACATCCTCGTCGCCGACCCGTCGATCCAGCTGCACCCCGGCGCGTTCCGCCTGCAGCAGCAGATGCCCGCGCAGGCCGCGCTCGACGCGCTGCTCGACCCCGCGAACAAGGTCGAGCTGCGCGTGACGGTGCCCGAGGGCTACACGCTGCCGCAGGTGTTCGAGCGGCTCGAGCGCGACCTCGGCATCCCCAAGCAGGAGTTCGTGCAGCTCGCGAGCGACGTGTCCAACTTCGACGTGCCTGCCGATGCGCTCAACATCGAGGGCTGGCTCTTCCCCGCGACGTACACGTTCGACGACGGCGTGACGGCGCAGGGCGTGCTCGACACGATGATCGCCCGCCAGCACCAGGCGCTCGAGCAGCACGGGGTCTCGGCCGACGACGCGCAGCGCGTCATCACCTTCGCGTCGCTCGTCCAGCGCGAGGCGCGCTACGCCGACGACTTCGGCAAGGTCGCGCGGGTGTTCCAGAACCGCCTCGACATCAACATGCCGCTGCAGTCCGATGCCACCGTCGCGTACGGCACCGGGAACCTGCACGTCGTGACGACGACGCGCGAGGAGCGCGCCGACGCATCCAACGCGTACAACACCTATGCGCACCCCGGCCTGCCGGTGGGGCCGATCGGCGCGCCGGGCGACGTCGCGATCCAGGCGGTCCTCGAACCGACCGAGGGGCCGTGGCTGTACTTCGTGACCGTCAACCCGGAGACGGGCGAGACCGTCTTCTCGGAGACCTACGAGCAGCATCAGGTCGCGGTGCAGCAGTTCCAGCAGTTCCTGCGCGACAACCCGGGCTGGGGCGGCTGA
- the efp gene encoding elongation factor P, which produces MATTNDIKNGSVLNLDGQLWSVIEFQHVKPGKGGAFVRTKLRNARSQKTVDKTFNAGTKVEFATVDRRDYQFLYNDGTDFVFMDNETYEQLPIPASVVGDGAKYLLENGTATISMHEGEALQVELPASVVLEITYTEPGLQGDRSSAGTKAATVETGAEVQVPLFVEQGTRIKVDTRTGDYLGRVTD; this is translated from the coding sequence ATGGCAACCACGAACGACATCAAGAACGGCTCGGTGCTCAACCTCGACGGACAGCTCTGGAGCGTCATCGAGTTCCAGCACGTCAAGCCCGGCAAGGGCGGGGCGTTCGTGCGCACCAAGCTGCGGAACGCCCGCAGCCAGAAGACCGTCGACAAGACCTTCAACGCCGGCACCAAGGTCGAGTTCGCGACCGTCGACCGCCGCGACTACCAGTTCCTCTACAACGACGGCACCGACTTCGTCTTCATGGACAACGAAACCTACGAGCAGCTGCCGATCCCGGCCTCGGTCGTCGGCGACGGCGCGAAGTACCTGCTCGAGAACGGCACCGCGACCATCTCGATGCACGAGGGCGAGGCGCTGCAGGTCGAGCTCCCCGCATCCGTCGTGCTCGAGATCACCTACACCGAGCCGGGCCTGCAGGGCGACCGCTCGAGCGCCGGCACGAAGGCCGCGACGGTCGAGACGGGCGCCGAGGTGCAGGTGCCGCTCTTCGTCGAGCAGGGTACGCGCATCAAGGTCGACACGCGCACGGGCGACTACCTCGGCCGCGTCACCGACTGA
- a CDS encoding DUF222 domain-containing protein: MSTDAVEHEGPEGPEVARAEHPAAPDSALEPATASGALDPAPAAPPTPRDVSETAMRAVVEIDAAIAGLQAMRTQLLAGIGHVAVDDALAERLDPAVGLRDAACELGLRQRRSDRTVEAELNAAMADTQRWPATVEAWGQARIHRGHVAVIAEIGAPIQDPAARAAFEAALLPHAEQTTPGRLRAIARRELEQHLAEPLVERHRTAREQRGVWVSDLDDGMSMLRALLPTALAHGIHDRLTQMAKASVRARRTGLPTPPTRPGTAPMPSVRRRSVPTAAATRGPSTSCAPTCWPTCC; this comes from the coding sequence ATGTCGACGGATGCGGTGGAGCATGAGGGGCCGGAGGGTCCCGAGGTCGCCCGCGCCGAGCACCCGGCTGCTCCTGATTCCGCGCTCGAGCCGGCGACCGCCAGTGGCGCGCTCGACCCGGCTCCCGCCGCACCGCCCACCCCGCGCGATGTGAGCGAGACCGCGATGCGCGCGGTCGTCGAGATCGACGCGGCGATCGCGGGCCTGCAGGCGATGCGCACGCAGCTGCTCGCCGGCATCGGCCATGTGGCGGTCGACGATGCGCTCGCGGAGCGGCTCGACCCGGCGGTGGGGCTGCGGGATGCCGCGTGCGAGCTCGGGCTGCGGCAGCGCCGCTCCGACCGCACCGTCGAGGCCGAACTGAACGCCGCGATGGCCGACACGCAGCGCTGGCCCGCGACCGTGGAGGCGTGGGGGCAGGCGCGCATCCACCGCGGCCACGTCGCCGTGATCGCGGAGATCGGCGCGCCGATCCAGGATCCGGCGGCGCGGGCGGCGTTCGAAGCGGCGCTGCTGCCGCACGCCGAGCAGACCACCCCGGGCCGACTGCGGGCGATCGCGCGGCGCGAGCTCGAGCAGCACCTGGCGGAGCCGCTCGTCGAGCGGCACCGCACCGCCCGCGAGCAGCGCGGCGTGTGGGTGAGCGACCTCGACGACGGCATGTCGATGCTGCGCGCCCTGCTGCCGACCGCGCTCGCGCACGGCATCCACGACCGCCTCACCCAGATGGCCAAGGCGTCGGTTCGGGCGCGCCGGACCGGGCTGCCGACGCCGCCGACACGCCCGGGAACGGCGCCGATGCCGTCGGTGAGGCGCCGGTCGGTGCCGACGGCGGCCGCGACTCGCGGACCTTCGACCAGCTGCGCGCCGACTTGCTGGCCGACCTGTTGCTGA
- the nusB gene encoding transcription antitermination factor NusB encodes MADEVYPSRRKARKHAVEVLYSAQARGEAPETVLRDTASRLGWTKHGWYPFAREIVAGVGDATDALDELIASSSEHWSLDRMPRTDLAILRVGAWELEHETAPASVVISEAVHLANELSTDRSGAFINGVLGRIAAQRA; translated from the coding sequence GTGGCAGACGAGGTCTACCCCTCGCGCCGCAAGGCGCGCAAGCACGCCGTCGAGGTGCTGTACTCCGCGCAGGCGCGCGGCGAGGCGCCCGAGACGGTGCTCCGCGACACCGCGTCGCGGCTCGGCTGGACGAAGCACGGCTGGTACCCGTTCGCGCGCGAGATCGTCGCGGGCGTCGGCGACGCGACCGATGCGCTCGACGAGCTGATCGCCTCGTCGAGCGAGCACTGGAGCCTCGACCGCATGCCGCGCACCGACCTCGCGATCCTGCGGGTCGGCGCGTGGGAGCTCGAGCACGAGACGGCACCCGCGAGCGTCGTGATCTCGGAGGCCGTGCACCTCGCGAACGAGCTCTCGACCGACCGCTCGGGCGCGTTCATCAACGGCGTGCTCGGGCGGATCGCGGCGCAGCGCGCCTGA
- the aroB gene encoding 3-dehydroquinate synthase, which yields MTTIRVETEAPYDVHVGRGILVERLRESLGDAQRLLVVHQPAMSRIADHLKDELGIEVLLAEVPDAEAAKRIEVAQFLWQIMGQAEFTRTDAVLGLGGGAVTDLAGFAAATWLRGIRVLQAPTSVLGIVDAAVGGKTGINTEQGKNLVGAFHHPSLVVADLELVDSLPRNELLTGFAEIAKAGFIADPRILELLEGSLDAATDPTTPEFQEVVARSIEVKARVVANDFREAGEREFLNYGHTLGHAIEHTERYRWRHGAAVSIGMVFAAELSRLAGRLPESVVDRHRAVLSSLELPMTYPVGRWQTLLGTMRKDKKARGSMLRFVVLDDVAKPRILEGPDEGLLFMAYQSLAD from the coding sequence ATGACCACCATCCGCGTCGAGACCGAGGCGCCGTACGACGTGCACGTCGGCAGGGGGATCCTGGTGGAGCGCCTGCGCGAGTCGCTCGGCGACGCCCAGCGCCTGCTCGTCGTGCACCAGCCCGCCATGAGCCGCATCGCCGACCACCTGAAGGACGAGCTCGGCATCGAGGTGCTGCTCGCCGAGGTGCCCGACGCCGAGGCCGCCAAGCGCATCGAGGTCGCGCAGTTCCTGTGGCAGATCATGGGGCAGGCGGAGTTCACTCGCACGGATGCGGTGCTGGGGCTCGGCGGCGGCGCCGTCACGGATCTCGCGGGCTTCGCCGCGGCGACGTGGTTGCGGGGCATCCGCGTGCTGCAGGCGCCCACGAGCGTGCTCGGGATCGTCGATGCGGCCGTCGGCGGCAAGACCGGCATCAACACCGAGCAGGGCAAGAACCTCGTCGGCGCCTTCCACCACCCCTCGCTCGTCGTCGCCGACCTCGAGCTCGTGGACTCGCTGCCGCGCAACGAGCTGCTCACCGGGTTCGCCGAGATCGCGAAGGCGGGCTTCATCGCCGACCCGCGCATCCTCGAGCTGCTCGAGGGCTCGCTGGACGCCGCGACCGACCCGACGACGCCGGAGTTCCAGGAGGTCGTGGCGCGCTCGATCGAGGTGAAGGCGCGCGTCGTCGCGAACGACTTCCGCGAGGCGGGGGAGCGCGAGTTCCTCAACTACGGCCACACGCTCGGCCACGCGATCGAGCACACCGAGCGCTACCGCTGGCGCCACGGCGCGGCCGTCTCGATCGGCATGGTGTTCGCCGCCGAGCTCTCGCGCCTCGCGGGCCGCCTGCCCGAGTCGGTCGTCGACCGGCACCGGGCGGTGCTCTCGTCGCTCGAGCTGCCGATGACCTACCCGGTCGGCCGCTGGCAGACGCTGCTGGGCACGATGCGCAAGGACAAGAAGGCGCGCGGCTCGATGCTGCGCTTCGTCGTGCTCGACGACGTCGCCAAGCCGCGCATCCTCGAGGGGCCCGACGAGGGCCTGCTGTTCATGGCGTACCAGTCGCTCGCCGACTGA
- a CDS encoding shikimate kinase, with translation MTAGGLRPGAAHGPRPGDEAGTVPPIALIGPMAAGKTSLGRKLATRIGRTFADTDRLVVLEHGPIPQIFAEHGEPVFRRWEADAVQRALTPGAVVALGGGAVLDPGTQALLREQATVVLVTVDEEAAARRIGGGGRPLLADGIAAWRRIAREREPLYRELADTVLDTSRTPMARLVDQLQGWLEERGL, from the coding sequence GTGACCGCCGGCGGGCTCCGGCCCGGTGCAGCGCACGGCCCGCGCCCCGGCGACGAGGCGGGCACCGTCCCGCCCATCGCGCTCATCGGCCCCATGGCGGCGGGCAAGACGTCGCTCGGCCGCAAGCTCGCCACGCGCATCGGCCGCACCTTCGCCGACACCGACCGGCTCGTGGTGCTCGAGCACGGCCCCATCCCGCAGATCTTCGCCGAGCACGGGGAGCCGGTGTTCCGCCGCTGGGAGGCCGACGCCGTGCAGCGCGCCCTCACCCCGGGCGCGGTCGTCGCGCTCGGCGGCGGCGCCGTGCTCGACCCGGGGACCCAGGCGCTGCTGCGCGAGCAGGCGACGGTCGTGCTCGTGACCGTCGACGAGGAGGCCGCCGCGCGCCGCATCGGCGGCGGCGGTCGGCCGCTCCTCGCCGACGGCATCGCCGCCTGGCGGCGCATCGCGCGCGAGCGCGAGCCCCTCTACCGCGAGCTCGCTGACACCGTGCTCGACACATCCCGCACGCCCATGGCGCGGCTCGTCGACCAGCTGCAGGGCTGGCTCGAGGAGCGCGGCCTGTGA
- the aroQ gene encoding type II 3-dehydroquinate dehydratase, whose translation MRILVLNGPNLGRLGTREPEVYGTATIDDIAPLVEASGRTDAPIEADVRQTDDEAELVGWIHEAVDARTPVILNPAAFTHYSYALRDACAQLQGVAPLVEVHISNPHAREAFRHTSVISGVATGVIAGFGLDGYRLAAAAIAAR comes from the coding sequence ATGCGCATCCTCGTCCTGAACGGCCCCAACCTCGGCAGGCTCGGCACGCGCGAGCCCGAGGTGTACGGCACGGCGACGATCGACGACATCGCACCGCTCGTGGAAGCATCCGGCCGCACTGACGCCCCGATCGAGGCCGACGTGCGCCAGACCGACGACGAGGCCGAGCTCGTCGGCTGGATCCACGAGGCGGTGGATGCGCGCACGCCCGTGATCCTGAACCCTGCGGCGTTCACGCACTACTCCTATGCGCTGCGCGACGCGTGCGCGCAGCTGCAGGGCGTCGCGCCGCTCGTGGAGGTCCACATCTCCAACCCGCACGCGCGCGAGGCCTTCCGGCACACCTCGGTGATCTCCGGCGTCGCGACCGGCGTGATCGCAGGCTTCGGGCTCGACGGCTACCGACTGGCGGCCGCGGCGATCGCCGCCCGGTAG
- a CDS encoding HNH endonuclease signature motif containing protein, with the protein MLTADPTDTGLHGIRAEVSVLIPAPVLTGDDGAPVAGVEAAVARLANGAPIDPETARILASRASSWARLFTDPLTGQVLAVDTYTPSSQLKRLLRARDQHCRWPGCGQRARRCDIDHTKPWAEGGTTCHDNLAHLCRRHHTLKGAQLAHARRWKVRQTSPGVLEFTSPTGDVYTDEPPHVGPVFVDASVEHWGERRADSDAPSPF; encoded by the coding sequence TTGCTGACCGCCGACCCCACCGACACCGGCCTGCACGGCATCCGCGCCGAGGTCAGCGTGCTCATCCCCGCGCCCGTCCTCACCGGCGACGACGGGGCGCCTGTGGCGGGTGTCGAGGCGGCGGTCGCGCGGCTCGCGAACGGGGCACCCATCGACCCGGAGACCGCCCGCATCCTCGCCTCGCGGGCCAGCAGCTGGGCGCGGCTGTTCACCGACCCGCTCACCGGCCAGGTGCTCGCCGTCGACACCTACACGCCCTCCAGCCAGCTCAAGCGGCTGCTGCGAGCCCGCGACCAGCACTGCCGGTGGCCAGGCTGCGGGCAGCGCGCCCGCCGCTGCGACATCGACCACACCAAGCCGTGGGCCGAGGGCGGCACGACCTGCCACGACAACCTCGCCCACCTCTGCAGACGCCACCACACCCTCAAAGGCGCCCAGCTCGCCCACGCCCGACGCTGGAAGGTGCGCCAGACCAGCCCCGGCGTGCTCGAGTTCACCTCGCCCACGGGCGACGTCTACACCGACGAGCCGCCGCACGTCGGGCCCGTATTCGTCGACGCGTCGGTTGAGCACTGGGGCGAACGGCGAGCCGACTCCGACGCGCCGTCGCCGTTCTGA
- the aroC gene encoding chorismate synthase, with product MLRWLTAGESHGPELIAILEGMPAGVPITAEQIQADLQRRKLGAGRGARMKFEQDELSISGGVRHGLTQGGPVALRIGNTEWPKWTEVMGAAPLEGELTGARAAKLTRPRPGHADLVGMQKHGFDEARPVLERASARETAARVALGAVARAFLGELGVRLVSHTLSMGPVRVPEGAPLPTPDDVERLDADELRCNDPGTSAAMLAEVEDAKRSGDTLGGIVEVLAYGLPPGLGSYVHWDRRLDGRLAQALMGIQAIKGVEVGDGFETTRRRGSVAHDELIVGDDGVHRETGRAGGIEGGMSTGDVLRVRAGMKPIATVPRALRTIDVATGEAAQAHHQRSDVAAVPAAGVVAEAMVALVLADAMVEKFGGDSVAETRRNLDAYLAAIPESLRTSP from the coding sequence ATGCTGCGCTGGCTCACTGCCGGGGAGTCCCACGGCCCCGAACTGATCGCGATCCTCGAGGGGATGCCCGCGGGCGTGCCGATCACCGCCGAGCAGATCCAGGCCGATCTGCAGCGCCGCAAGCTCGGTGCCGGCCGCGGTGCGCGCATGAAGTTCGAGCAGGACGAGCTCTCGATCTCGGGCGGCGTGCGGCACGGCCTCACGCAGGGCGGCCCGGTCGCGCTGCGCATCGGCAACACCGAGTGGCCGAAGTGGACCGAGGTCATGGGCGCGGCGCCGCTCGAGGGCGAGCTCACCGGTGCGCGCGCCGCGAAGCTCACCCGTCCGCGCCCCGGCCACGCCGACCTCGTCGGCATGCAGAAGCACGGCTTCGACGAGGCGCGGCCCGTGCTCGAGCGCGCGAGCGCGCGGGAGACCGCGGCGCGTGTCGCGCTCGGCGCCGTCGCGCGCGCCTTCCTGGGCGAGCTGGGCGTGCGGCTCGTGAGCCACACGCTCTCGATGGGCCCCGTGCGCGTGCCCGAGGGCGCGCCGCTGCCGACGCCCGACGACGTCGAGCGGCTCGACGCCGACGAGCTGCGCTGCAACGACCCCGGCACGAGCGCCGCGATGCTCGCCGAGGTCGAGGACGCCAAGCGCTCGGGCGACACGCTCGGCGGCATCGTCGAGGTGCTGGCCTACGGCCTCCCGCCGGGGCTCGGCTCGTACGTGCACTGGGATCGCCGGCTCGACGGACGCCTCGCACAGGCGCTCATGGGCATCCAGGCGATCAAGGGTGTCGAGGTCGGCGACGGCTTCGAGACGACGCGCCGCCGCGGCAGCGTCGCGCACGACGAGCTCATCGTCGGCGACGACGGCGTGCACCGCGAGACGGGTCGCGCCGGCGGCATCGAGGGCGGCATGTCGACGGGCGACGTGCTGCGCGTGCGTGCCGGCATGAAGCCGATCGCGACCGTGCCGCGGGCGCTGCGCACCATCGACGTCGCGACGGGCGAGGCCGCGCAGGCGCACCACCAGCGCTCCGACGTCGCCGCGGTTCCCGCCGCGGGCGTCGTCGCCGAGGCGATGGTCGCGCTCGTGCTCGCGGACGCGATGGTCGAGAAGTTCGGCGGCGATTCGGTCGCCGAGACGCGCAGGAACCTCGACGCCTACCTCGCCGCCATCCCCGAGTCGCTGCGCACGTCGCCGTGA
- a CDS encoding shikimate dehydrogenase family protein, translating to MPDASAGAWRLAVVGAPIEHSLSPVLQGAAAAALGLDWRYERRLVAAGELAGFVDALDGRWLGLSVTAPLKEEARALARWVDERAERTGAVNTLLLDGAAPRGWNTDVGGIVRAFADAGLASASTGAIVGAGATAQSALLALAELGARRVTVALRTPAKGARVQELGERLGVAVVLQSLEAALPAVDAAVSTLPAAAALVPAFAHPPAVLLDADYAGAAGSRYVATLGAERVIDGREMLLGQAVLQARIFAHGDVDAALPDEDRVADAMRAAMVRAASAGLEES from the coding sequence GTGCCGGATGCCTCGGCCGGAGCCTGGCGGCTCGCGGTCGTCGGCGCGCCGATCGAGCACTCGCTCTCGCCGGTGCTGCAGGGCGCCGCGGCCGCCGCGCTCGGGCTCGACTGGCGCTACGAGCGGCGGCTCGTCGCGGCGGGTGAGCTCGCGGGCTTCGTCGACGCGCTCGACGGTCGGTGGCTCGGCCTGTCGGTGACGGCGCCGCTCAAAGAGGAGGCCCGCGCGCTCGCGCGGTGGGTCGACGAGCGCGCCGAGCGCACGGGAGCCGTCAACACGCTCCTGCTCGACGGCGCCGCACCGCGGGGGTGGAACACCGACGTCGGCGGCATCGTGCGGGCGTTCGCGGATGCGGGCCTCGCGTCGGCCTCCACGGGCGCGATCGTGGGTGCGGGCGCGACCGCGCAGTCGGCGCTGCTCGCGCTCGCAGAGCTCGGGGCGCGCCGCGTGACCGTCGCGCTCCGCACGCCCGCGAAGGGCGCGCGAGTGCAGGAGCTGGGGGAGCGGCTCGGCGTCGCCGTCGTGCTGCAGTCCCTCGAGGCGGCTCTCCCGGCGGTGGATGCGGCGGTCTCGACGCTCCCGGCCGCGGCCGCGCTCGTGCCGGCCTTCGCGCATCCGCCCGCCGTGCTGCTCGACGCCGACTACGCGGGCGCGGCCGGCTCGCGCTACGTCGCGACGCTCGGTGCCGAGCGCGTCATCGACGGGCGCGAGATGCTGCTCGGCCAAGCGGTGCTGCAGGCGCGCATCTTCGCCCACGGCGACGTCGATGCGGCGCTGCCCGACGAGGATCGGGTCGCCGACGCGATGCGGGCGGCGATGGTCCGGGCGGCATCCGCGGGTCTGGAAGAATCGTAG